The DNA segment cagatactCGCTGATGATCAACTGTTGGAATGAATCGCCTAGCGATCGTCCGAATTTCACCTCATTGAAAGAGGCCCTTGAACGGATGCTGTCAGAAGATATCCTATATTTGCAGATAGCATTCAACGAAGATTCTTAATACTCGAGTACTACACTTAATTTTCGCATCAGTGTTCCGATATTTTATGTTTCAACGAAATATTTAACGTGTTTTAAACGTGAAAGAGAATATTTTATACATCTCTCTCGAGACACAACTACAAAGTAGGAAAAGTTGattttgtatggaaaaaaattgtgattttggAATGTGTGATACAATTCGAGAGATTTTATGTATGAGGAATACACATTCGTATTTTTATAccttttattgaaacatttgaataatttattttttacatagTTTTTTATGAAATCATCATATTTGTATTATAAAATTGTATTCGTTTTAACAAGCTTTTATTCAACCATCCATGAGGTTAGCGAATCTCAAACACATTTTAGCGCATTTGTGCAAATCCTTATCCAAAGGATCTGAAATAATAACACCAATAATCAAAATGCAGAAATAATTGCTTCATTTTTTGAACGAAGAAGAAGGGATATTAAATAACATTTTACGCATATCAAGATCTGAAAAAACTTGACTCCAGAGGATTCACAAGAGTCAGAACCACTGTGCTCCATCAGTTCATCAAAAATCTCATTAAAACACCAAAAATCCGTTTCTCGAAGGAATCAGACTACCAAGTTTTAGTTTTTATCAGATTCTACATAGGAAGTGAATATTtatagaaaaaacaaaactgaaaTTACTCACATATCTTATGTTGTCCAACGATGGGATAAAAGATCGGCAGAATTATTGGGTTCTCGCAAATCAGAACGAAGGGACTCCCGCTCTCCCCAACCGGATACTGCTTCCTGTAGACTTCCTGATTTAGACAATCCTCCACTTCTACACAACCCAACAAACAACTGGTAGGATAACTCGTGGGAAATTTCAAACTGGgatctgaaaaaaatcaatcaattggAATCATAGTCGGTTGaggcaaaaaaattaatttaccGTTATAGTACTCCCTGTAAAACTTTTCGACGTCGGATATTTCCTCAGGTTCGGGTTTATGTGCAGCAGCGGCTATCCATAATATACCCCTATGATTTGTCGGCCAATTTCTCCCTTCGTGTCTGGAGAAATTGGGTTTccgataattttgaaaaattttaatagCAATGAACACTCACTTTTTAACCCCAGCTATTAATAAACTGGCATATGGTTGGTGCATACTCAAGCATAAACCTTGGTCGAAACCTTCTGAAAACAATTTGGTTTTGAACGTTAAATCCGGCATAAGTGAATCTTCTTTTTCGAGGTCAGGTTCAATTCCGGCTGGTTTTGCATGTCTCATCCGCAGCAGAAGATTGACCATCTCTTCATGTAAATTCTAGACAGGGAAAAGATGTAAGGGAATACTTACATTGACGGTGTCATACTTATAGGTTAAAAATAACTCACTGCAACTGGCTTATACTCTGATGATTTTTGCAGATTTTTAAACAGCTGCTCAACATTTTTCAAGTGTTTTTTGCAGTCttccaacattttttttctcaaccTTTCGTCTTCTTCCGTAGACTCGATAACTCTTCTTGTAGCAAAATCCAAGGCTATCACCATAGActttttcttcttattttcatcccgtttgattttgaaataatcattgTCATCATCGTAGATCTTATTTTCTTTTGGGGCAAAGTTTGCTGAAATTTCATTACGACCAGACTCGCTCAACTGAAAGAAATTATGGGATTTATTGAAACTGAGAAAACATCAGTTTTGGAACCTACATAGTTTCCACAGAAAAAGCAAGGCCCTGGACCCTCCTCTAAACAATGTATTCTGCCACAATTTAGACAATTATTCATGAAACCATGTTCTTGCCCTTGGCAATTACATTCAGTCCGTCCTATAACAATAAATATTCAAGATAACCAACGTATTGAAAAACTATTTCTATGGTTAAAATGTTGTTTTTCACCTTTCTTGATTTTTTCTTTCTCCTTAAATTGTTTgatatcttgaaatttttttttccctttGGAAACATTCTTATTTTTACCAATGGAATGTTCAGGAGCTCTCTCCCTTTGAATAAGGTCAACTTTAACTTTTGAGTTCCCActgttatttttattattgggTTTTACATTCTTATTCCTAAATAATATATCTCGGATAGCATTATATGCTCTTTGATGTGCAGTGTTCTGAAGATCCATTATATCATGAGTGAAATCTTCAAAGTCAGCTTCGGTTTTAATTCCTAATAAATAGCTAACGAAAAATACAGTTatatttggaaaaaatctttcgaTAACCACTTACTCCAGTATGTTTTCTTCTGGCTCGTAAGTCAAAATTGTTGTAAGATGTTTTTTGATTTGAtgtttatggttttccattttgatcctcaaatgaagaaattaaatatgaaattccagaaaatatttattttgattAAATTTCTGATTAAGTagaaatcaaaatattcatttgacaagaaaaagtTGGGTTAAGGTTAAAGTGAATTTGGTTGGATCACAGAAAAATGTCTTATTCGTACTGTTAACTTTTTTAGGActcaaatttttctgaaaatatttttcctggTTGCCTTCGTGTTTCACAAAATCCATTGAATATGGCAGTGTCCATTAATTTatcgggaatttttcgaagcgCACCGAAAAAGAATTGAATAAACCAAAATATTACGTTCGCACTCTCCCActcaaattttcagaaattctTATAAACAGAAAAAGTTAATTGTAAATCCAAATTTATTCCTATTACTTACAGATTTTTCCTTATTTAtaatcataaataaataaataatatattatttagGAATGAATTTATACATAGATGAGAAAATGAATGTTGAAAATGAATGAAGTCTTGTGAGTCTATTCGTAGGACATGCAATATCCACAATACAAGAATAAATAATTACGataaatagaaaatttcaacACATTTGGACACTACGTGTTGCAAAGTTTCCCTCAGTTCCTTCGAATAAGAATTTGTTTTCCAGTTTTTAGTCCAAGTAAAAAGTGACAAACTAGTTACAGTCAAAAAAATACATGCCCTCATTTTATAACAGGAAGTCTAGATAAATCGGCACTATACTTATAATTATTTTACGATTTACACCATAATCTGGACGGGAAAAAACTTGCAAGTATTCTAAATTGAGTGGAATATTCCAAAACTCATTATCACAATATCAAAATGTTCCTAGgtgatttcatttcattttcctttaTCGTTAATATTCGAGAAAAAAGCCTCCAATGGAAGAATAGgatcttctgttgaaattgtATAATGGTTTGGCACTCTCCTACTATTTGAGGGAATTGCTTTGAAAGTCTCATACTCGTCTTTCATCGAAGAAGTCAAATCAGAGACTCTCTGCGAATATTCAAAagcgtcatttttcaaaatgtcCATCGCAGGGTGTAAAGTAGTAGCTTCAACCTCTTCTTCACGTTCTGTTTGTATCTTCTCAGTAGTTTGTTCTCTGTGAATTTCTGCGTTATCTGTTGTTGTAATAATTTCATGATGCTCCTCAGTTTCATTCGGAATATCAGTTCTATTTTCAGGTTCATTCGTTCTGTTCGAATTTTGAATTCTAGTTTTCAAAGAATGAATCTGAGGTCTTCTTCTGTTGGAGAATAGGTTTGGTTTTATCGAAATCTTCATGGTTGTCGTTGGAAATTCTGTTGTGGGCTTTGTTCTTCCAAAAGGTCTTAATCTAGTATTAACAGCTTTGACGTTTTTTTCTGTGATAACTTCATTGGTTGAATGCGTTGCAGTGTACCTTGGTTCTTTTGGTATGAATCTAGATCTAGTTGTTTCCTCGTAAACTTGAGTTGTGGTGGAAGTTGATGATATAGGTCTTCTTAGTCTTGTTGGGAACCTCAGCCTTAAATTATTGTCACTAACTGGTTTCGGAAATTCCGTGCTTGTTGTAGAAGTTGAAGAGTATTGGTTAAGTCGCTGACGGTAGTCTTTAACGCTGAATCTAGGCCTGCTGGATGCGTTGTACTTGATGGGTCGTCGACGGTTGGATTTTGTTGGAGTAGTTGTGGTGGTTGTAGTTAAGGGTTCTGGAGTTGTGGTTACTTTTGAAATTTCTTCGATCACAACTTCTTCCAGATTTCTCAGTGTGGTATATTCCACTTCGTTTTCGGGTATGTTGATGGTTGTTGGGCTCGTTGGTACCTCTGTGGTTGTGGTAGTGTAACTGTTCTTCTCCACTTCGTTTCCAGGTTGTTCTTGGTCGAGAATTTTCGAGCTTTCATGATTTTGCAAAGTAACATCGTCTTCTTGTGAAGCACTTTCATACGAAGCCATGTAACCAGACTGTGCAGATTCCGTGACTTCTTCTTGATGAACATTTTCTTCTCCACCTTGTTCCTCGTTGATTCGATATGGTTGCTCCCTATGGTAGGGTCTTCGTCTAGTTTTGATTCTTTCAGTTTGGGCTTCCTCTGTTTGGGTTTCTGGCGAGTATAAGGATTCTTTTTGATCATCTTCGTGCCCTTTGTATCTTTGTGTTGTGAAGTATTGGATTATCGGTAGGACTTCTGTGGCCTCTTCTCTAGATTCTTCTGTGGGTTTATTGGTGGTACGTTCTTCTGATTCGTATCTGTTAGGTCTTACCCTTTTCCTGTAAGGACCGTTTCGATTTTCATGATGGGGTCTTTTGCGGTGTCTATCCCTGTGTCTGTTGGAATGGTGCACTTCTTCAGAGCTGGGTCTAGGTCTGACAGGCCTTCTTGGCCTATAAGGTCTCTCGGTTTCAACGTCCATAACTTCAGGGTGGGTTGTGGTTTCCAAACTTTCAGTTATAGGGTCGGTTGGGAGTTCAACTGGTGGTGTAGTGGTTCTAGGTAATGTAGGTCTTCTTCTTCGATGATTGGTTTGTATTTTAACTGGCTGTTCCGTGGTCTGCTGTTCCCACTCGGTCGTTTTCTCAGGCTCTTCAATGTAGGGTCGAGATGTGGATTTACCAGTGGACTCCTCGACGGGTTCTGTAGTTGGTATATATCCAGGTTTACCAAGGATGGGATAATGCGTCGATACTTCTTTAACATCGAAGAACAGAGAGTTGCGTGTGTACGACTCGGGATGCTTTTTGACCACGTTCGATAGTTGCCCGAAAATTGTAGACACCTCATTTTGGGTTGGAGATGTAGGAACAGCTTTATCTGGTCTATATGGCGTAGGGAGGAATGGTGGTACGTCTAATTCCACATTACTCTGAACCTGATCTGACGATGATGTATGTTCCTCCCATTTCCCTTCAGTTACTTCGTAAGTAGGTTTCTTGGGATACTCGGTAACAGGTCTTCTGGCACCGTGGTTGATTTGTCCGAATTCCCCTTCAACCTGGATGAAATTCTGCGATGGGTATTTCTGGTACTGCTGGATTTTCTCCCTGGTTATTTGGACGCTCGGACCATTCTGAGTCTGCTGCCCGAAACCGAAGAGATTGGCTTCATAAGAGGGTAGTTGAAGAATCAGATCGTTGGGTCCGAGAGGATTATGCCCGAAGATGACCTTATCGTCAGGTTTTCGAATTTCCGGATTGATGCCTTGCTGTTGACCTTGGCTGGCATCCGCGTAATTCTTGAAGATTGGTGGTGGGGACAGGTTCTGATAGCTGTCCACTTGGTAAGGTGGTATCACCTCGTTCACGTGCTGTTTTTGGAAGATGATGTGCTGGAGAGGTTGATTGGCTTGTTGGTAGAGGGAGTTCGGTGGAAAATGACTGGAGAATTCCATGTGCGGATGTTTGACTGTGTAGACTTTCTGGCCCTCGTTAGACAGTCCGGAGGATTCTCTGGTTTTGACGTTTTTTCCTTGGGAGAAGAAGGAATAAGAACCTGGAACAATAGATGGTTTTTAAGGCCAAAAAAGAGTTGAATTTGAGGCTTTTAAGGGTTTTCCAATAAGGAAATTAGTGAAACACGTTGAAGATCCTTAAAAGAGGTAATTATAAGTCGAAGCAACGCTGGAGCATATATATAGAAGTGATGTATCCTTTTTCTAACTCACCTGGAGAAGGAGCAGGAACGTAAACCTCATTCCTGGTACTGTGCGCAGTGACCAACTGTCCAAAACCCGGTTTCTTGACCCTTTTTCCTGTGTTATGGCCGTGGTGCTTCAGAGGAAGTTTTTTATGCAATCCTTGCTGGTTCTGATTCCTGTACACAACAGCGTTCAGTGGTATGTGAGGCCCATGGCTACCATGGTTGGGCAGCACGTAATATTGCGGTGCATTCTTGCTGTGTGGTGGTAGCTTTCCTAAAAATATGATTGTCAAGA comes from the Coccinella septempunctata chromosome 2, icCocSept1.1, whole genome shotgun sequence genome and includes:
- the LOC123307713 gene encoding activating signal cointegrator 1, which encodes MENHKHQIKKHLTTILTYEPEENILDYLLGIKTEADFEDFTHDIMDLQNTAHQRAYNAIRDILFRNKNVKPNNKNNSGNSKVKVDLIQRERAPEHSIGKNKNVSKGKKKFQDIKQFKEKEKIKKGRTECNCQGQEHGFMNNCLNCGRIHCLEEGPGPCFFCGNYLSESGRNEISANFAPKENKIYDDDNDYFKIKRDENKKKKSMVIALDFATRRVIESTEEDERLRKKMLEDCKKHLKNVEQLFKNLQKSSEYKPVANLHEEMVNLLLRMRHAKPAGIEPDLEKEDSLMPDLTFKTKLFSEGFDQGLCLSMHQPYASLLIAGVKKHEGRNWPTNHRGILWIAAAAHKPEPEEISDVEKFYREYYNDPSLKFPTSYPTSCLLGCVEVEDCLNQEVYRKQYPVGESGSPFVLICENPIILPIFYPIVGQHKIYPLDKDLHKCAKMCLRFANLMDG
- the LOC123307260 gene encoding proteoglycan 4-like, whose translation is MPSERWKCGSLIVTAVLLCHLARQADGTGGMQHPISMGADGWKPILGSNRPSSNQYQDEIKYYQNPILRETVKAEPLPTTTPGTTQNNATRLDQKAMKTISINVVHPGYPKGKLPPHSKNAPQYYVLPNHGSHGPHIPLNAVVYRNQNQQGLHKKLPLKHHGHNTGKRVKKPGFGQLVTAHSTRNEVYVPAPSPGSYSFFSQGKNVKTRESSGLSNEGQKVYTVKHPHMEFSSHFPPNSLYQQANQPLQHIIFQKQHVNEVIPPYQVDSYQNLSPPPIFKNYADASQGQQQGINPEIRKPDDKVIFGHNPLGPNDLILQLPSYEANLFGFGQQTQNGPSVQITREKIQQYQKYPSQNFIQVEGEFGQINHGARRPVTEYPKKPTYEVTEGKWEEHTSSSDQVQSNVELDVPPFLPTPYRPDKAVPTSPTQNEVSTIFGQLSNVVKKHPESYTRNSLFFDVKEVSTHYPILGKPGYIPTTEPVEESTGKSTSRPYIEEPEKTTEWEQQTTEQPVKIQTNHRRRRPTLPRTTTPPVELPTDPITESLETTTHPEVMDVETERPYRPRRPVRPRPSSEEVHHSNRHRDRHRKRPHHENRNGPYRKRVRPNRYESEERTTNKPTEESREEATEVLPIIQYFTTQRYKGHEDDQKESLYSPETQTEEAQTERIKTRRRPYHREQPYRINEEQGGEENVHQEEVTESAQSGYMASYESASQEDDVTLQNHESSKILDQEQPGNEVEKNSYTTTTTEVPTSPTTINIPENEVEYTTLRNLEEVVIEEISKVTTTPEPLTTTTTTTPTKSNRRRPIKYNASSRPRFSVKDYRQRLNQYSSTSTTSTEFPKPVSDNNLRLRFPTRLRRPISSTSTTTQVYEETTRSRFIPKEPRYTATHSTNEVITEKNVKAVNTRLRPFGRTKPTTEFPTTTMKISIKPNLFSNRRRPQIHSLKTRIQNSNRTNEPENRTDIPNETEEHHEIITTTDNAEIHREQTTEKIQTEREEEVEATTLHPAMDILKNDAFEYSQRVSDLTSSMKDEYETFKAIPSNSRRVPNHYTISTEDPILPLEAFFSNINDKGK